TCCCAGCATGCTCTCTCCTACACGGATGGAGGCGATACGTTTGGTACGCTTCACGACGAAGCCTTCTTTGATTTTGTCCGTCGGACCCAACAGTACAGCACCCACGTTGTCCTCTTCGAGGTTCATCACGATTGCTTTGATACCATTGTCAAACTCCAGCAATTCATTGGCCTCGGCGTTCCGCAGTCCATAGATACGCACTACGCCGTCACTCACCTGGAGCACCGTACCGATTTCGTCAAGTTGCACATTGGCATTGATTCCTTCGAGCTGCTTGCGCAATATATCGGATACTTCGCTTACTCTTATATTTTCAGACATTATACAATTCTCCTATTCTTATCAATAAATTGTTGTTTCACTCGCTTCAACTGCGTGGCAACGCTTGCATCCAGCCGGTAGCCGTTGACGTCGAAGATAAAGCCACCCCCGATAGAGGGATCTATCACTGTTTCCAGTTCCATCTGGGCGTGCAAGACATGCTCTGCTGCAGACCGAATCCGGTCTTCCGTCTCTTTATTGACGGGAACGGCCGTAATCAATTTGCCGGTTCCCATATGCTTCAGCTTCCGGTAGAGATCCAGATACATCAGACTGATAAATTGCAGATAGCCTTCACGCCTGTTTCGCAGTACCAAAGTGATAAAACGGACAAACTCTCTGGTCGATTTACTGTCACCATCGGCAGCTGTACAGACTAACGCCAACTTTTCCTTGGTCATGATGACGGGATTATCAAGCGCTTCGCGCAGACCGGGCTGTTCACTAAAGCTGTGTGACAGGGTCAGAAACTCCTGATACAACCTGTCTTCCAGACCTCTTTCCTGTGCGTATTCAATGATAGCTTTTGCATAACGCATTGAGAGTATTCCGACTTCCATCTTCCTTAGTTCTTATTCGGGGTTAGTATTTCATCCAGCATGCGGTCGATCATGCCCATCTGTGCTTCCTTGTCCTCAAGACTCTTACGGAGCACTTTCTCGGCGATGTCAACAGAAAGCACGGCCACTTGGCGACGGATGTCGCGGATTGCTTCGTCTTTCTCCACCTGGATTTGTTGTTTCACCGCATCAAGTTCTTTTTGTGCGGCAATTTCGGCTTGTTTACGGGCCTCGTGAACAATCTTGTCACGTTCTTCCATTGCTTCCCTCAAGATGCGTCCTTGCTCTTTGTTGGCGGCTGCCACCAATGCGTCACCTTCTTGTTTCAGTTTAGACAACTGGGCATTAGCTTCCCTCGCCACCTCCAAAGACTGGTCGATATAGGTCTTACGGCCTTCCACCATCTTGATGATGACAGGGAAGCCGTATTTCGCCAATATCACGAACACAATCCCGAATGAGAGAAACATCCAGAACAGCAGGCCACTATCAGGTAATAGTAATGACATAATCTTTATTTACGATTTTACGATTTATAATTTACAATTTCGCAGCTGACCATTGTATCAGGGTCTCCCCCATTTAGAAACATGGTTTACGCCTGCGAAATTCGCTTGTTATATACCTGATTAAAGGAAGAACACCAACAGACAAACTACTACCGCCAACAAAGCCACACCTTCAATCAAGGCGGCGGCGATAATCATGTTCATACGAATGTCTCCTGATGCTTCCGGCTGGCGTGCGATAGCTTCCATTGCCGAACCACCAATCTTACCAATACCCAAACCAGCTCCGATTACTGCAAGACCTGCACCGATAGCTGCACCTAATTTACTAACTCCTACTGCTGCTGCAGTGGCTTGTAACAATACTGATAGTAACATAATTTTCAGTTTTAAAATGGTTTATATTTTCTCTTGTTTTATTATTTAATCACTCATTCCGCGCGTTTATTCCGTATTCATTCAATCACGTTTTCACCGCGTTTCATTGATTATTCTTCTGTTTTCACTTTGGCTCCTTCCTGTGCCAGTCCGATAAACACTGCCGACAACATCGTAAATACATAAGCCTGGATGAAAGCCACCAATAGCTCAAGCGCATTCATAAAGATGTTGAACAATACGGAAGCCACCGTGAGTGTACCGTTCAGCGCAGGCCCCATGCTTGCCGAGATAAATATCAGGCAAGTGAGCACCAGCATCGCCATGTGTCCGGCCAGCATATTGGCAAAAAGACGGATCATCAAAGCAAACGGTTTCGTGAAGATTCCGAAGAACTCGATGAACGGCATCATCGGCACAGGCACTTTCAGCCACCAGGGTACATCGGGCCAGAAAATATCTTTCCAGTAATGTTTC
The Bacteroides luhongzhouii DNA segment above includes these coding regions:
- a CDS encoding F0F1 ATP synthase subunit delta, coding for MEVGILSMRYAKAIIEYAQERGLEDRLYQEFLTLSHSFSEQPGLREALDNPVIMTKEKLALVCTAADGDSKSTREFVRFITLVLRNRREGYLQFISLMYLDLYRKLKHMGTGKLITAVPVNKETEDRIRSAAEHVLHAQMELETVIDPSIGGGFIFDVNGYRLDASVATQLKRVKQQFIDKNRRIV
- the atpF gene encoding F0F1 ATP synthase subunit B, which translates into the protein MSLLLPDSGLLFWMFLSFGIVFVILAKYGFPVIIKMVEGRKTYIDQSLEVAREANAQLSKLKQEGDALVAAANKEQGRILREAMEERDKIVHEARKQAEIAAQKELDAVKQQIQVEKDEAIRDIRRQVAVLSVDIAEKVLRKSLEDKEAQMGMIDRMLDEILTPNKN
- the atpE gene encoding ATP synthase F0 subunit C codes for the protein MLLSVLLQATAAAVGVSKLGAAIGAGLAVIGAGLGIGKIGGSAMEAIARQPEASGDIRMNMIIAAALIEGVALLAVVVCLLVFFL